A portion of the Bacillota bacterium genome contains these proteins:
- a CDS encoding IclR family transcriptional regulator, translated as MAMAHAGVPELQRKAPEAYAIASVDKAIQLLFALARWPGDGTAGVSELARRLGLTKNHVYRLLRTLERHDLVEQEPGDRRYRLGPGMLALGATARERMSLVRAARPVMDHLAGVTGESVHLIERHGLAAVVVDVRESAKPVRLTAQVGGRYPLHAGACPQAILAFLPAEQREQVLAQLPALPRYTPRTVLDPDRLRQVLAAVREQGFAVSDEDVDVGARGVGAPIFDGSGYPTGAISVAGPSFRLADGVVERYGALVKQAAAEITARLGGREHALRETPGGGSQIP; from the coding sequence GCTGCTCTTCGCGCTGGCTCGCTGGCCTGGCGACGGGACGGCCGGCGTGTCCGAACTGGCGCGCCGGCTCGGCCTCACCAAAAACCACGTCTACCGCCTGCTTCGAACCCTCGAACGCCATGACCTGGTGGAGCAGGAGCCCGGCGATCGCCGGTACCGCCTGGGGCCGGGCATGCTGGCCCTGGGCGCGACGGCCCGAGAGCGGATGAGCCTGGTTCGGGCGGCGCGTCCGGTGATGGATCACCTGGCCGGCGTCACCGGTGAGTCCGTTCACCTGATTGAACGCCACGGCCTGGCGGCCGTCGTGGTGGACGTGCGGGAAAGCGCCAAACCGGTGCGACTCACCGCACAGGTGGGCGGGCGCTACCCCCTGCACGCCGGAGCTTGTCCCCAGGCCATCCTGGCCTTTCTTCCCGCCGAACAGCGGGAGCAGGTGCTGGCGCAGCTTCCTGCCCTACCTCGCTATACGCCGCGCACGGTGCTCGACCCAGACCGGCTGCGCCAGGTCCTGGCGGCGGTCCGGGAGCAGGGCTTTGCCGTCAGCGACGAGGACGTGGACGTCGGAGCCCGGGGCGTCGGGGCGCCGATCTTCGATGGCTCCGGGTATCCAACCGGCGCCATAAGTGTGGCCGGGCCCTCGTTCCGGCTTGCGGACGGCGTCGTCGAGCGCTACGGCGCGCTCGTAAAACAGGCGGCGGCCGAGATTACGGCCCGACTCGGGGGCCGCGAGCACGCCCTGCGTGAGACCCCTGGAGGCGGGTCACAAATCCCATGA